One Candidatus Berkelbacteria bacterium genomic region harbors:
- a CDS encoding DNA alkylation repair protein, whose protein sequence is MTKLTAQGVKISLKAKASPEKAKASAWFFKTGKGQYGENDKFNGVTVPEQRKVARAFRDLPLKEIAKLLESSIHEHRLTALLILVRQYQGDGEVERAKLVKFYLVHLDGVNNWDLVDSSAPYILGDWLIRHPKERLTLKKLAATKNLWRERVAIVASGALIKSGQFAETLALAKQFLTHSHDLIHKATGWMLREVGKRDKTTLTRFLDDHAPTMPRTMLRYAIEKLSKEERLRYLKAS, encoded by the coding sequence ATGACCAAGTTAACCGCTCAAGGTGTAAAAATCTCACTGAAAGCTAAAGCCTCACCCGAAAAGGCCAAAGCATCGGCTTGGTTTTTCAAAACCGGCAAGGGGCAGTACGGGGAGAACGATAAGTTCAACGGCGTCACGGTTCCGGAACAACGCAAGGTCGCCCGTGCGTTCCGCGACTTGCCTTTGAAAGAAATTGCAAAACTGCTTGAAAGCTCGATTCATGAACATCGCCTGACAGCTCTTTTGATCCTTGTGCGCCAATATCAAGGCGATGGTGAGGTGGAGCGGGCAAAGTTGGTTAAGTTCTATCTCGTCCACCTTGATGGGGTGAATAATTGGGATCTCGTTGATTCGTCCGCTCCATATATTCTTGGCGATTGGTTGATTCGGCATCCTAAGGAACGTTTGACGCTCAAGAAACTTGCGGCCACAAAGAATCTCTGGCGCGAACGAGTTGCGATTGTGGCGAGCGGCGCTTTGATAAAATCAGGTCAGTTCGCGGAGACTTTGGCGCTGGCTAAGCAATTTCTCACTCACTCACACGATCTTATTCACAAAGCGACCGGTTGGATGTTGCGCGAAGTTGGGAAGCGCGACAAGACAACGCTCACAAGATTTCTTGATGACCATGCCCCAACAATGCCTCGCACCATGCTCCGCTATGCGATTGAGAAACTCTCGAAAGAGGAGCGTTTGCGATATCTTAAGGCATCTTGA
- the msrB gene encoding peptide-methionine (R)-S-oxide reductase MsrB, translating into MTQPAKDQLKRKLSPLAFRVTQERGTEPAFTGKYVDHHERGMYKCVVCGAELFASNAKFDSGTGWPSFTEPMNRAHVELLPDTSHGMRRTEVRCKNCGAHLGHVFDDGPQARGGKRYCINSCVLNFQKKETNDH; encoded by the coding sequence ATGACGCAACCCGCCAAAGACCAACTCAAGAGAAAACTTTCGCCGCTCGCTTTTCGTGTCACGCAGGAACGGGGGACGGAACCGGCCTTTACTGGTAAATATGTGGATCATCACGAACGTGGAATGTATAAATGTGTCGTTTGCGGCGCGGAATTATTTGCGTCCAACGCTAAATTTGATTCCGGCACCGGCTGGCCAAGTTTCACCGAACCGATGAACCGTGCCCATGTTGAACTGCTCCCCGATACCTCGCACGGTATGCGTCGGACCGAGGTTCGTTGCAAAAACTGTGGCGCTCACCTCGGTCACGTCTTTGATGACGGTCCGCAGGCTCGCGGTGGTAAGCGCTACTGCATCAATTCCTGCGTGTTAAACTTTCAAAAAAAGGAGACGAATGACCATTGA
- the msrA gene encoding peptide-methionine (S)-S-oxide reductase MsrA, with amino-acid sequence MAELATFGGGCFWGTEAAFKKVPGVVETKVGYMGGAMEQPNYDDVLIDQTGHVEVVEVKFDSAKVSYGQLLELFWLIHDPTQGNRQGNDVGSQYRSVIFTHSDEQRAMAEASKQALEQSKKYDRPITTTIEPAGRFWRAEEYHQNYLDTNPGGYCHVNLGQVDQFITDQVKQ; translated from the coding sequence ATGGCTGAACTAGCAACTTTTGGCGGCGGGTGTTTTTGGGGGACAGAAGCGGCCTTCAAAAAAGTACCCGGCGTCGTCGAGACCAAGGTTGGGTATATGGGCGGGGCAATGGAGCAGCCGAACTATGACGATGTTCTGATCGACCAAACCGGTCATGTTGAAGTTGTCGAGGTTAAATTCGATTCAGCTAAGGTGAGTTATGGTCAATTGCTGGAACTCTTTTGGTTGATTCACGACCCGACTCAAGGCAATCGTCAAGGCAACGACGTCGGCAGTCAATATCGCTCGGTTATTTTCACCCACTCCGACGAACAACGGGCAATGGCCGAGGCGTCAAAACAAGCCCTCGAGCAGTCCAAAAAATACGATCGGCCAATCACAACCACCATTGAACCGGCCGGTCGCTTTTGGCGGGCGGAGGAGTATCATCAAAATTATCTCGACACCAATCCCGGCGGTTACTGCCACGTCAATCTCGGCCAAGTCGATCAGTTTATAACCGATCAAGTTAAACAATGA
- a CDS encoding type II toxin-antitoxin system HicA family toxin encodes MPKRYTFKEVDKVLMAKGFTQVSQVGSHIKFRKIGTPTLTAIVPKKRKAIPIGTFRSILRQAHMALSDFERQLKQI; translated from the coding sequence ATGCCTAAACGGTACACTTTTAAAGAAGTTGATAAAGTGCTCATGGCAAAAGGATTTACTCAAGTCAGTCAAGTTGGTAGCCACATTAAATTCCGAAAAATTGGGACGCCAACCTTAACGGCAATTGTTCCTAAAAAGCGCAAAGCAATCCCGATCGGCACGTTCCGTTCGATTCTTCGGCAGGCGCATATGGCATTATCTGATTTTGAACGACAATTAAAACAAATATAG
- a CDS encoding type II toxin-antitoxin system HicB family antitoxin, with product MKQPKIDFLQAIVWREDDDFVAQCLNVDVASFGSSKKEALNNLKEALQLYFEDESRFADVNQPELVRLKLNNA from the coding sequence ATGAAGCAACCAAAAATTGATTTTCTCCAAGCAATTGTTTGGCGTGAGGACGATGATTTTGTTGCTCAATGTTTGAATGTTGATGTTGCCAGCTTTGGATCATCGAAGAAAGAAGCGCTTAATAACTTAAAGGAAGCTCTTCAGCTTTATTTTGAAGATGAATCCAGATTTGCTGATGTGAATCAGCCAGAGCTAGTCCGCCTCAAACTAAATAATGCCTAA